The following coding sequences are from one Augochlora pura isolate Apur16 chromosome 6, APUR_v2.2.1, whole genome shotgun sequence window:
- the LOC144471113 gene encoding uncharacterized protein LOC144471113 yields MRKATMATRMAELSLLFLLSIASWSRVEAGDVVTINSFQADVEGGNSVIDSISGDLADNIVGFTMNIKQSCPGTAQMDIELFKGGNLANTMSQTYKQPMKEILDSNLCGSIDAPDPDDDSCSILEGEQTASQCDISSWFQGMDDDDYEAIATITVNGEKVGTMVLGVTVSS; encoded by the exons ATGCGAAAAGCGACGATGGCTACTCGAATGGCAGAATTATCATTACTTTTTCTATTGAGTATTGCTTCGTGGTCACGTGTCGAG gcaGGCGATGtagttacaataaattcattccAAGCAGACGTTGAAGGCGGAAATTCGGTAATAGATTCTATTTCCGGTGATCTTGCAGACAATATCGTTGGTTTCACAATGAACATTAAGCAGAGCTGTCCTGGTACAGCGCAG ATGGATATAGAGCTTTTCAAAGGTGGCAATCTGGCTAACACGATGTCGCAAACTTACAAGCAGCCGATGAAAGAGATCCTAGATTCGAACTTATGTGGATCTATCGATGCCCCGGATCCCGATGACGATTCGTGTTCTATACTCGAG GGTGAGCAAACGGCCAGTCAGTGCGATATCAGTTCATGGTTCCAAGGTATGGACGACGATGACTACGAAGCTATCGCAACAATTACTGTCAACGGTGAAAAAGTCGGTACCATGGTCCTTGGTGTCACAGTTTCTTCGTAA
- the Mrpl50 gene encoding mitochondrial ribosomal protein L50: MAALIRHGLLANRLKSTSFILSVNTTSLRHDITRFKSKIRKPNVERRFEDERKSLETKGFLRYHKPYDPPKDACSRIDRICEDQSISTSSETQLTDPLQRFHLFIACEKEFQHSVPNSMLFSIETIDDLKIFYQTPVGTTTPLDRMRNVDLPKNLHINYEYHRFHPDTDTLFGGKTAFPKSSTIVSGLKYKKKYAGHVQEDPYLDELLKI, from the exons ATGGCGGCGCTCATCAGGCATGGTTTACTCGCGAATCGCTTGAAAAGTACATCATTTATTCTCTCCGTGAACACG ACAAGCTTGCGACACGATATTACCCGCTTCAAGAGCAAGATACGCAAACCGAATGTGGAACGACGCTTCGAGGACGAGAGGAAGTCTCTTGAAACGAAAGG GTTTCTGAGGTATCACAAACCCTACGATCCTCCGAAGGATGCGTGCTCCCGGATAGATAGAATCTGCGAGGATCAATCAATTTCAACGAGCAGTGAAACGCAACTGACTGATCCGCTGCAACGTTTCCATCTTTTCATAGCTTGCGAGAAAGAATTTCAACATTCCGTGCCCAATTCTATGCTCTTTAGTATCGAGACAATCG ATGATCTGAAAATCTTCTATCAAACACCTGTGGGCACTACAACACCTCTGGATAGAATGCGCAACGTAGACTTACCGAAAAATTTGCacattaattatgaatatcaCCGATTCCATCCCG ATACAGACACACTGTTTGGCGGTAAAACTGCATTTCCTAAGAGTTCAACTATAGTAAGCGGCTTGAAATATAAGAAGAAGTATGCAGGACATGTACAAGAGGATCCATACCTTGATGAATTACTTAAAATCTAA